In Kineococcus sp. NBC_00420, a single genomic region encodes these proteins:
- a CDS encoding decaprenyl-phosphate phosphoribosyltransferase, which produces MTTQERSITPSTSRLPAWLRAMRPRQWVKNVLVLAPVFPAGSQVGLDTLTGVGVAFVLFCLVSSSIYLINDAKDVEADRAHPRKRFRPIASGELSSRTAVVLAIVLAVLALGFGTFWQPMLGVVLGVYFAIQLAYCFGVKHEPVLELACVASGFLLRMLAGGTAGDIPLSGWFLLTTAFGSLFMAAGKRYGEARRGELTGEPVRRVVQKYSTTYLRFVWTLAATVVVTTYALWAIEVLVAQTGTNLATLTIVPFILAVLRYAVDVDAGNAEEPEEIALHDRVLLALAVVWCGSLLLAVWL; this is translated from the coding sequence GTGACCACCCAGGAGCGCTCGATCACCCCGTCCACGTCCCGGCTGCCCGCCTGGTTGCGGGCGATGCGCCCGCGGCAGTGGGTCAAGAACGTCCTCGTCCTCGCGCCGGTGTTCCCGGCCGGATCGCAGGTCGGGCTGGACACCCTCACCGGGGTGGGCGTCGCGTTCGTGCTGTTCTGCCTCGTGTCGAGCTCGATCTACCTCATCAACGACGCGAAGGACGTCGAGGCCGACCGCGCCCACCCGCGCAAGCGGTTCCGCCCGATCGCGTCGGGGGAGCTGTCCTCCCGGACCGCCGTCGTCCTCGCGATCGTGCTCGCCGTGCTCGCCCTGGGGTTCGGCACCTTCTGGCAGCCGATGCTCGGGGTCGTCCTCGGGGTGTACTTCGCGATCCAGCTCGCGTACTGCTTCGGGGTCAAGCACGAACCCGTCCTCGAGCTCGCCTGCGTCGCGTCGGGCTTCCTGCTGCGGATGCTCGCCGGCGGCACCGCGGGTGACATCCCGCTGTCGGGGTGGTTCCTGCTCACCACGGCGTTCGGTTCGCTGTTCATGGCGGCCGGCAAGCGCTACGGCGAGGCCCGTCGCGGGGAGCTCACCGGTGAACCGGTGCGCCGGGTCGTGCAGAAGTACTCCACCACCTACCTGCGGTTCGTCTGGACGCTCGCGGCGACGGTCGTCGTCACGACCTACGCGCTGTGGGCGATCGAGGTCCTGGTCGCCCAGACCGGCACGAACCTCGCGACCCTGACCATCGTCCCGTTCATCCTCGCCGTCCTGCGCTACGCCGTCGACGTGGACGCGGGCAACGCCGAGGAACCCGAGGAGATCGCCCTGCACGACCGGGTGCTGCTGGCCCTCGCCGTGGTGTGGTGCGGCTCGCTGCTGCTGGCGGTGTGGCTCTGA
- a CDS encoding GtrA family protein codes for MREFLRSERMGEVVRFLISGGIAYLADLLVFNLLLLAGVDSILAKVVSSVIAIFIAFLGSRYYTWRDRRSEHPGREYAMFFLFSAIAAGLQLLCLAITHNGLGWTSALADNISGNVVGMAIAMVFRFLTFRTFVFPDRSVTRA; via the coding sequence ATGCGCGAGTTCCTGCGCTCCGAGCGCATGGGCGAGGTCGTCCGGTTCCTCATCTCGGGCGGGATCGCCTACCTCGCCGACCTCCTGGTCTTCAACCTGCTGCTGCTCGCCGGGGTCGACTCGATCCTGGCGAAGGTCGTCTCCAGCGTCATCGCGATCTTCATCGCGTTCCTGGGCAGCCGCTACTACACGTGGCGCGACCGGCGCAGCGAGCACCCCGGCCGCGAGTACGCGATGTTCTTCCTGTTCTCCGCGATCGCGGCGGGCCTGCAGCTGCTGTGCCTGGCGATCACCCACAACGGCCTCGGCTGGACGTCGGCGCTGGCCGACAACATCTCCGGCAACGTCGTGGGGATGGCCATCGCGATGGTGTTCCGGTTCCTGACCTTCCGGACGTTCGTCTTCCCGGACCGCTCCGTCACCCGTGCGTGA